In Pseudomonas oryzihabitans, the DNA window GCGGCGCTACGAACCTCGCGCCAATGCCGTGCCCGAGCTGTACGCCGGCTGGCGCCAGGCCCTGGCGCGAACGCTGCTGTAAACAAGACCGTAGGTTGGGTTGAGACGGCTCCATCGGCGAAGCCCAACAATGCGGATTCGACCTGGGCACCGTTGGGCTTCGCTGCGCTCAACCCAACCTACGAGCGGGTACGTCGTGCCGAGGGGCGCCCTCACCCCAACCCTTTGCCAAAAGGAGAGGGGCTAGACCGTAGGTTGAGGCGGCTCCATCGCCGAAGCCCAACAACGCGGATTCGACCTGGGCACCGTTGGGCTTCGCTGGGCTCAACCCAACCTACGCGCGGGTACGTCGTGCCGAGGGGCGCCCTCACCCCAACCCTCTCCCAAGGGGAGAGGGGGCTAGACCGTAGGTTGGGTTGAGGCGGCTCTATCGTCGAAGCCCAACAACGCGGATTCGATCGGGGCACCGTTGGGCTTCGCTGCGCTCAGCCCAACCTACCGGCCACCGTAGCGTGGAAAACGGCGCAGCCTTTTCCACTGGGGCATCGTGACGAGGTGCTGCCTTCACCCCAACCTACGGCCATCCATGGGTGCGGCTCAGGTCGGCAGGGTCATGAAGATCTGGGTGCCCTGACCGGGGCGGGAGACCACGCCGATGCGGCCACCGTGCTGGCGGATGATTTCCTTGCACAAGGCCAGGCCCAGGCCGGCGCCGCCCTTCTGGCTGCCGATCTGCACGAAGGGCTCGAACACCCGGCCCTGCTGGGCATAGGCGATACCTTCACCATTGTCCTGCACCGCCATCAGCAGCTGGTCGTTCTGGCGCAAGGCCTGGATGACGATGCGCCCGCCCGCCGGGGTATGGCGCAAGGCATTGCTCAGCAGATTGTCGAACACCCGGCCCAGTTGCTTGGGATCCAGGCTGACCCGTGGTAGCGGCGTATGCAGCAACTCGACGGCCAGCTCGACATCGCGCTCGCGGGCCTCGTCGGCATGGCGGCCGCGGGCCTCTTCGAGCAATTCGGCGATTTCGCTCGGCAGCTTTTCCGGGCGCTGCAGGCCGCTCTGGTGACGGGAATAGTCCAGCAGGTCGTTGATCAGCTGCACCAGCCGATGGGTCTCCTCGTCCACCGTCTGCAGCAGATAGGCCTCGCGTGACTCCGGGGCCACTTTGAGGCGCTCGCGCAGGAGACCGAAGGCCATGTGCATGCCGGTGACCGGGGTGCGCAATTCGTGGGAGGCGCGCAGGACGAACTCGTTGCGTACCCGATCGAAGGCGCGCTGTTCGGTGACATCGCGCAGCACCATGAGCGCACCCACGCTGCGGCCATCGGCGTGGTTCACCGGCGTCAGACTCCAGGCCAGCAGCCGGACCTCGTCGTCGACACGGATCTCCAGATCTTCCGGGGCGGCATTCAGCGCGCCACCGGCTAGTACCCGCTGCACGCTGGCCTCGATCTCCGGCCGTTCCAGGGCGGCGATCAGGGATTCGCCCAGGTGGTTCTCGTTCCAGCCCAGCTGGCGGCAGGCCACCGGATTGGCGTGCTCGATGTTGCCCTGGGGATCGAGGATCACCAGGCCGTAGTCGATGCTGTCGAGCACCGCCTGCAGGCGCCGCTGCCCGGCCACCAGGGCCTCGACATTGGTCTGGCTGAGGCGGTGCAGGGCCTGGGCCATGTTGCCGAAGCGACGGCTGAGCAGGGTGAATTCGGCGATCTGGGAGGTGGGGAGCTGGACGTCGAAATTGCCCTGGCTGATGCGCTCCGCGGCCTTGGCCAGGCCGTCGATGGGACCGGTGAAGCGCTTGGCGATGCCGTTGGCGGTCACCACCCCGGTGACCAGGATGGCCACGCCGATCAGCGCCAGCAGCATGGCGATGATCACCGCCCGATCATGGGCCTCGTCCTGCATGCGCTCCAGGGTCACCACATAGCTTTTCTGCAGGTCGTAGATCCGATTGCGCAAGGCGTCGAGGGTCTGCTGGAACCCCGGATCGGCGCGCAACTGGTTGTAACCGCCCGGCGGCGACCGCAGGTAATCGGCAAAGCGCTCATAGCGACGCTTGACGTCTTCCAGCACGGCCAGCTGCTCGGGCTTGTGCATCTCGCCCTGGACCAGTTGCAGGTTCTGCTCGAAGCGTTGCTGGGCGGCGACCAGGGATTGCGGATCCGGAGCGCCATCGAGCATCTGGAACAGGCTGTTGCTCAGCTCCTGGCGCATGTTCAGCGTCAGGTTGATGAAGTCCAGGTTGCTGCGGGTCTGGACGCTCTGCTCGCGAGCCAGGTGCAGGACGCTGACCAGTCCCACCAGCAGCCCGATGAGGGCCACGGCGATCAGCGCGGAGATGCTGAGGAAGAGGCGGGTGTGCAGCTTGATCGGCAGTTTCATAGCCCGTACTGCTTACGTTTTCGATAGAGCGTGGAGGCATCGATGCCCAGGGTTCTGGCGGCCTGGTCGAGGGTCTCGCTGGTAGCCATCACCGCGGCGATGTGGGCCCGTTCCAAGGCTTCCAGGCTCAGCGCCTCGCCCACCCGCGGGGCGCTGGCGGCGCCACTGGTGGCCGGGCTGTCACCCATGCCCAGGTGGCTGACGTCCACCAGATCCTGGCCGCAAATGATGCTGGCGCGTTCGATGACGTTGCGCAGCTCACGGACGTTGCCCGGCCAGCCATAGTTGCGCAGGGCTTCCAGGGCCGCCTCGCTGAAGCCGTGGGCAGGACGGTTGTAATCCTTGACGAAGCGGGCGAGGAAGCGCTCGGCGAGATCGACGATGTCTTCCTTGCGTTCGCGTAGTGGCGGCAGGGTGAGCACGATGACATTGAGACGATAGAGCAGGTCTTCGCGGAATTCGTTTTCCGCCACCATCTGTTCCAGGTTGCGGTTGGTGGCGGCGAGGATGCGCACGTCGGCACGGCGCGTCACCGGATCGCCGACGCGTTCGTATTCCTTGTCCTGGATGAAGCGCAGCAGCTTGGGCTGCAGGGCCAGGGGGAAGTCACCGATCTCGTCGAGAAAGAGGGTGCCGCCATCGGCCTGGCTGACCCGGCCGAGGGTGCTCTCGCTGGCCCCGGTGAAGGCACCGCGGGTGTGGCCGAACATTTCGCTTTCCATCAGATCGGCGGACAGCGACGGGCAGTTGATGGTGACGAAGGTCTTCTTGGCGCGCCGACTCCAGGCGTGGATGGCCCGGGACAGTTCGCCCTTGCCAGAGCCGGATTCACCGAGGATCAGCACGTTGGCATCGGTGGTGGCGACCTGCCGGGCGGTCTCCAGGATGCTCATCATCGCCGGACTGCGCGAGTCCAGGCCGGCGCTGGACTTGCGCACCTCGCCTTCGAGGGCTTCCAGGCGCGCCGAGAGCTGACGGAATTCGAGCTGCTTGGCCGCGGCCATGCGCAGCTGATCGGGGCTGCAGGGTTTCACCAGGTAGTCGGCGGCGCCGGCCTGCATGGCATCCACGGCGGTATCGATGGCCGAGTGGGCGGTGACGATCACCACCCGCATCCAGGGCGCCTGGATGCGCATCTGCTGCAGGACGTCCAGACCGTTGTCCGCGCCCAGGCGCAGATCGAGAAAGCAGAGATCATAGACCTGCCGCAAGAGCAGGGCCTCGGCCTGGGCCGCGCTGTTGGCCGTGGCGACGCTATAGCCGGCGTCTTCCAGGCAGAAACGAAAGGTACGCAGGATGGCGGCTTCGTCGTCCACGAGCAGGATGCGACCGCTGGTTTGTTCCATGACGGGAGAACTCCGGGCCAAAGGGCCGAAACGCACTAAAGGACAGGGCTGGCAGTTAGTCCATGATACATCGTGCAAGTTGCAATCCGCAGGGCTACTGGATGATCCATTTGCGGTCTTGTAGCCATCGTGCAGATCGCAACCCGAAGGGGCGAGAACAACAAAAAGGCTGTTTTTATGACAGCCCAACGTGCTTTTGCGATGACCGTTGCCGTTGCGCCTGGCAGGGAACAGGCCAGGCGCCCTCCCGTTACCCTCTGGCCATCATGCAAAACGCAATGCGTCAGGCGTTGCACCTTGCAAGGTGCATGTGCGAAGAGCATGGGTTGAAAACATAAGTTATTGTTTTTAAAGGCAAAAACGATTTTTAAAAAGCTGGCACGTAGTCTGCAATCTTCTTGGCAAGCCGGCCTTAGGGCCAACGGACTGCAGGAGAGACCCGATGATCAGCCAGACCCTTCGCAAGCACTTGGTAGGTACTGCGCTCTTCGCTTGCTTCGCTAGCGCCGCCGTCGCTGCCCCCCAGGGCCAGGACGTCAGCCGCGAACAGGCACTCATCGCCTCCACCCGCATTGCTGCCCAGGCCATGGTGCCCGCAGCCAAGCCGCTGGCCAGTCAAGGTCGTGGGGAACTCAAGGCCATCCCGGCACAGTCCAATGGTGACCGCCTGGTGAAGCAGACCCGCTGGGTATTCTGAGGTCATGGCCATGATGTGGATGCTGCTGATGATTCTGTTGTTCGCTGCAGCGGCGGTCGTGAGCATCGGTATGTTGCTCAGTGCTTTGATGATGGGTCGTGCGCTCAATCAGACGCACAACCTCAACGGTTTGGATCTCGATCTGACCGATGTGGAACCACGGATGGCGAGTCTGGATACCCAGGATTTCGCTAATAAAACCAATGCTCGCTGGACAGGTGCTGTCGTCCGCTGAGTGCACTTGCAATACATAGGAGAAACACCATGCTGAGCTGGGCTATCACTTTCCTGATCATCGCGATCATCGCAGGCGTCCTGGGTTTCGGTGGCATCGCCGGTACCGCCACCAGTATCGCCAAGATCCTGTTCGTGCTGTTCCTGGTGCTGTTCGTGGTGTCGTTCTTCATGGGCCGTCGTCGTCCCTGACGCCAGACTCATGAGCGAGACAAGCTGCCGGTCGTGACGACCGGTGGCTGAGGCTCTGTCATCGGATTGCAGCTTTAAGCCGATTCAATGGACATCCTCGAAGTCGTCTCCCAACCGGAGACGCATGGGCCACATGGTCGGGACGCTCTGCAGTAGGGGAGGGTTCCAAGAGTACAGGGAGTACTTTCGCACTCGTAGCGGACTGGGCTGGTTACGACCATACCCCTGAATTCGACCGGTTTCGTCTGTTATCGAAACCTGCCGACGTCAGGGGTATTGTCGTTCTAGGGCCAGTCATCCGAGTTGCGATGGCGCTCAACCCTGCCAGAAGGCATCCCACCAGGACCGTTCGCCCCGAACGTCTTCCAGGACCACCGTGCAGGTGGTTCCAGCCGCGAGCAGCAGGCCCTCCGGTAACGGGTCCAGAGCGATGCGTACCGGTACCCGTTGGGCCAACCGTACCCAGTTGAAGGTGGGATTCACGTCGGCCGTGAGTTCGCGGCTCTGGGGATTGTCACGGTCGTAGATGCCACGGGCGATGCTTTCCACATGGCCATGCAGCGTCTGGCCGCTCATCAGCCGCATCTCGGCGGCCGCGCCCACCCGTACATGGGGCAGCTTGGTCTCTTCGAAATAGCCATAGACCCAGAACGAGTGGGCGTCGATGACGGCCAGCTTGGGCGCGCCAGCAGCGGCGTAGTCACCCTTGAACACCGACAGGTTGGTCACATAGCCGTCGACCGGCGCCAGGACGCGGGTGCGCTTGAGGTTGAGGCGTGCCGATTCCAGCTGGGCCTGGGCCTGGCGCAGATCCGCTTCGGCGGCCAGGGCAGCGGCACTGGCGTCTTCGCGGTTCTCGCGGGAGACCACCAGGCTGTCGATGTCGGCACGGCGCCGGGCATTCTGCTGGCGCATGGCGAGAGTCGCCTTGCGGGCAGCGACCGAGGCCTCGGCCTGATGCACGGCGATTTCGTAGTGCTCTGGATCGATCTGCAGCAGCAGGTCGCCCTTGTTGACCCACTGGTTATCGCGCACGGCGATCTCGGTCACCAGACCCGCCACGTCGGGCGCGATGGTGATGACCTCGGCGCGCACCCGGCCGTCACGGGTCCAGGGATCGTTCATGTAGTGCACCCAGAGCAGCCGCCCGAGGATCAGCGCTAGGCAGACCACCAGCAGGGTAAAGAGCACGCCGAAGAGTTTCTTGAGAATCATGGCAGGAGTCCTAGCGATAGACGCACAGCGCCAGGGCGCAGTAGAGGCAGATGAACAGGGCCAGGCGCAGCAGCGCCGGATGCCAGACGACGTGATAGAGGCCGACCGCGGCCAGCACTCGGTCCAGCGCCCAGGCGAGCAGGGCGGCGACCAGGAACAGCACCGTCACGGTGGGCAGATAGAGGCCATGGAAGGCGATTTCACGGGGCATGGAGGATCTCGTGATAGCGGGCCAGCGGACCCTGGGGATCGAGCAGGGCGCTGCGGATGAAGTGCAGATCGCTCTGCACCTGGCGCAGGGGCGACTCGTCATAGGGCAATTCCGGCGGTTCGACCACGGCCGCGACGGCGGCCAGGGCAGCGTCCACGGCAGCCAGGGCCCGACGCAGGTTTTCCGCTCCGGGCTTGAGGAAGAGGCGCACCAGGGCGCGACCGAGGACGCGGATGGCCTGGCGCCAGGCGCTGTGCTCGGCATAGCGGGGTGCCCCAGGCAGGCGTAGCTGCAGCTGGCGCAGCTCGATCACCGCGTGACCGATTTCCAGTACGCAAAAGGCCCAGCCGATCAGGCGCCGCTGAGCCTCGCCCTGGCCGGCGCTGACGCCATAGGCCTGGTTGAGCAGGTCGCGGGTCTGGCCTTCGAAGGCCGGCGCCAGGTGCGGCAGCGGGGCGCTCACTGCGCGCACCAGCTGCCGACGCAGGTCACGCTCCAGGCGCCGCCATAGCCAGGGGCTGTTGGGCGGCAGCAGCACCGCCGAGACCGCTGCGGTGATCACCATCGACAGCACCACGGCGATGCCGTTGTTGATGAAGGCGTAGGCATCGTAGACCGGCGGATTGTCGGGCAGCGAGGTAAAGCAGAAGAACACCAGGCAGCCCAGGCCATAGCCCATCCAGCCCGGCCGCAGGGAGATCCAAGTGCCGAGCATGAACACTGGCGCCAGGGTCAGCAGCAGCAGCGGTAGACCGGCGATCCAGGGAAAGACGAAGAAGGTCAGGAAGAAGCCCAGCAGGACGCCACCGCTGGCGCCAATGGCCATCTGCAGCGCCGTGCGCTTGGGATCGGGCGAGGCCGAGGCCAGCGCCGAGACGGCGGCGGCGTTGAGCGCCAGCATGCCGCCACTGGGATAGGCGCTGGCGATCCAGAAGGCGCCCAGCACCAACACCAGGAAGGCGCTACGGATGCCAGTGACCGCTGCGCCCAGGGCGTTGGCCTTGGCCACGAAGCGCGGCTTCCACTGCTCGCGACTGTGCCGCGGCGCCGCCAGGGAAGCATGGGTCTGCAGGTAGTCATGCCATTCGCCGGTGAAGCGGAAGAGCAGCTCTACGGCCGTCTCGAAGTCCCGCCGGTCCAGCTCGCTCAGGGGCGGCAGCTCGGCGCGCAGGGCGCGAATGCGCGGTCGCAGGGCCTGGTGCAGGGCGTCCAGCCGGGCGGCGGCGGCGGGCGCGGCGCTGTCGCTGAGGGACTGGCCCCGCCACTCCTCGAAGAGGTCGATCAGCGGTGCCCAGAGGCGTTCCAGCGCCACCAACGGCGCCGCGGCTTCACGCTCGCGCAGCCGCATCAGCAAGCGGCTCAGCGCATGCAGGCGGGTGGTGAGGCCCATGAATTCGGCATTCAGCCGCGCCAGGCGTCCGCTGCGCATGCGCATGTGCGGATCTTCGAAGGCCGAGGCGCTGCGCAGGCTTTCCAGCCCTACCGCCTCGGCGGCCAGACGCACGCCGGCGGCTTCCAGGGTGGCGCGGTCGAGGCGGCCACGCAGCACGTCGGCCGCCAGGCCGGCAAAGCCGCCCATGCGTCTATAGAGGGCCGCGCGCATGGCCGTGGCGCTGGTCTGCGGAAAGACCGCGGCGCTCACCGCGCCGCTGCAGAGCACGCCCAGGGTGATGGCCAGTACCCGCATCACCGCCGACATGAAGGCGGTATCGGCGTTCAGGGCGGCGGGAATGCCGATCAGCGCGGCGGTATAGCCGGCCAGCATGCAGGCATAGCTGCGGAAGTCGCGGTAGCGCGCCGATCCGGCCACGCACA includes these proteins:
- a CDS encoding ATP-binding protein; the encoded protein is MKLPIKLHTRLFLSISALIAVALIGLLVGLVSVLHLAREQSVQTRSNLDFINLTLNMRQELSNSLFQMLDGAPDPQSLVAAQQRFEQNLQLVQGEMHKPEQLAVLEDVKRRYERFADYLRSPPGGYNQLRADPGFQQTLDALRNRIYDLQKSYVVTLERMQDEAHDRAVIIAMLLALIGVAILVTGVVTANGIAKRFTGPIDGLAKAAERISQGNFDVQLPTSQIAEFTLLSRRFGNMAQALHRLSQTNVEALVAGQRRLQAVLDSIDYGLVILDPQGNIEHANPVACRQLGWNENHLGESLIAALERPEIEASVQRVLAGGALNAAPEDLEIRVDDEVRLLAWSLTPVNHADGRSVGALMVLRDVTEQRAFDRVRNEFVLRASHELRTPVTGMHMAFGLLRERLKVAPESREAYLLQTVDEETHRLVQLINDLLDYSRHQSGLQRPEKLPSEIAELLEEARGRHADEARERDVELAVELLHTPLPRVSLDPKQLGRVFDNLLSNALRHTPAGGRIVIQALRQNDQLLMAVQDNGEGIAYAQQGRVFEPFVQIGSQKGGAGLGLALCKEIIRQHGGRIGVVSRPGQGTQIFMTLPT
- a CDS encoding FUSC family protein → MSTHAATHSPLRQALGAWARSDGSLWLYQAKVLLAASLTLWLAMRLQLPHPSSAVITVFIVMQPQSGQVLAKSFYRVMGTLLGLAVMLVLIALFAQERVPFLIFLALWIGLCVAGSARYRDFRSYACMLAGYTAALIGIPAALNADTAFMSAVMRVLAITLGVLCSGAVSAAVFPQTSATAMRAALYRRMGGFAGLAADVLRGRLDRATLEAAGVRLAAEAVGLESLRSASAFEDPHMRMRSGRLARLNAEFMGLTTRLHALSRLLMRLREREAAAPLVALERLWAPLIDLFEEWRGQSLSDSAAPAAAARLDALHQALRPRIRALRAELPPLSELDRRDFETAVELLFRFTGEWHDYLQTHASLAAPRHSREQWKPRFVAKANALGAAVTGIRSAFLVLVLGAFWIASAYPSGGMLALNAAAVSALASASPDPKRTALQMAIGASGGVLLGFFLTFFVFPWIAGLPLLLLTLAPVFMLGTWISLRPGWMGYGLGCLVFFCFTSLPDNPPVYDAYAFINNGIAVVLSMVITAAVSAVLLPPNSPWLWRRLERDLRRQLVRAVSAPLPHLAPAFEGQTRDLLNQAYGVSAGQGEAQRRLIGWAFCVLEIGHAVIELRQLQLRLPGAPRYAEHSAWRQAIRVLGRALVRLFLKPGAENLRRALAAVDAALAAVAAVVEPPELPYDESPLRQVQSDLHFIRSALLDPQGPLARYHEILHAP
- a CDS encoding HlyD family secretion protein: MILKKLFGVLFTLLVVCLALILGRLLWVHYMNDPWTRDGRVRAEVITIAPDVAGLVTEIAVRDNQWVNKGDLLLQIDPEHYEIAVHQAEASVAARKATLAMRQQNARRRADIDSLVVSRENREDASAAALAAEADLRQAQAQLESARLNLKRTRVLAPVDGYVTNLSVFKGDYAAAGAPKLAVIDAHSFWVYGYFEETKLPHVRVGAAAEMRLMSGQTLHGHVESIARGIYDRDNPQSRELTADVNPTFNWVRLAQRVPVRIALDPLPEGLLLAAGTTCTVVLEDVRGERSWWDAFWQG
- the algB gene encoding sigma-54-dependent response regulator transcription factor AlgB, with the translated sequence MEQTSGRILLVDDEAAILRTFRFCLEDAGYSVATANSAAQAEALLLRQVYDLCFLDLRLGADNGLDVLQQMRIQAPWMRVVIVTAHSAIDTAVDAMQAGAADYLVKPCSPDQLRMAAAKQLEFRQLSARLEALEGEVRKSSAGLDSRSPAMMSILETARQVATTDANVLILGESGSGKGELSRAIHAWSRRAKKTFVTINCPSLSADLMESEMFGHTRGAFTGASESTLGRVSQADGGTLFLDEIGDFPLALQPKLLRFIQDKEYERVGDPVTRRADVRILAATNRNLEQMVAENEFREDLLYRLNVIVLTLPPLRERKEDIVDLAERFLARFVKDYNRPAHGFSEAALEALRNYGWPGNVRELRNVIERASIICGQDLVDVSHLGMGDSPATSGAASAPRVGEALSLEALERAHIAAVMATSETLDQAARTLGIDASTLYRKRKQYGL
- a CDS encoding DUF1656 domain-containing protein; this translates as MPREIAFHGLYLPTVTVLFLVAALLAWALDRVLAAVGLYHVVWHPALLRLALFICLYCALALCVYR
- a CDS encoding DUF1328 domain-containing protein, which encodes MLSWAITFLIIAIIAGVLGFGGIAGTATSIAKILFVLFLVLFVVSFFMGRRRP